Proteins encoded together in one Streptomyces sp. TLI_171 window:
- a CDS encoding GNAT family N-acetyltransferase, protein MHSPIVRRALDHDLPGAAAVSVEAFVGDGYTSPDSDYVHLLSDTGRRNREAEVLVAVDAAGAVLGCVTFAPGGTAWADVAAPDEGEIRMLAVGAAARGRGAGRALVQAAIDRSRELGLAGMAFSTRPEMVHAHRIYDALGFVRTPARDWQPHPGLELMVYTMRF, encoded by the coding sequence ATGCACTCCCCGATCGTCCGCCGCGCCCTCGACCACGACCTCCCCGGAGCGGCGGCCGTCTCCGTCGAGGCGTTCGTCGGCGACGGGTACACCTCGCCGGACTCCGACTACGTCCACCTGCTGAGCGACACCGGGCGCCGCAACCGCGAGGCCGAGGTGCTGGTCGCCGTCGACGCCGCGGGGGCGGTGCTCGGCTGCGTGACCTTCGCACCCGGCGGCACCGCCTGGGCGGACGTCGCCGCCCCGGACGAGGGCGAGATCCGGATGCTCGCGGTCGGCGCGGCGGCCCGCGGCCGCGGCGCCGGCCGCGCCCTGGTGCAGGCGGCGATCGACCGCAGCCGGGAACTCGGACTGGCCGGGATGGCGTTCTCCACCCGGCCGGAGATGGTCCACGCGCACCGGATCTACGACGCGCTGGGCTTCGTTCGCACCCCCGCGCGGGACTGGCAGCCGCACCCGGGCCTGGAGCTGATGGTCTACACGATGCGGTTCTGA
- a CDS encoding helix-turn-helix domain-containing protein, whose product MLSNVAVVVLEEIHPFELGVACEVFGLDRSESGLPTYEFALVGDRTGPMRTHAGFDVHVPYGPERIAEADLVIATATGIREQYPAALIEALRAAHDRGAHLLSICSGSFLLGAAGLLDGRRCTTHWQYADLMAERFPLTTVEPGVLYVDDEPVITSAGTAAGIDACLHLVRKVQGAEVARGIARRMVVAPHRDGGQAQFINRPLPECDADSLTGVLEWMRRHLDRETSVEDLARLAHMSPRTFARRFQQETGTTPHRWLTGQRVLFAQRLLESTEESVDAVAARCGFGNAATLRHHFGRRLGTTPQAYRRAFGGSGRAEHRAGS is encoded by the coding sequence ATGCTGAGCAATGTCGCGGTGGTCGTCCTGGAGGAGATCCACCCCTTCGAACTGGGCGTCGCCTGCGAGGTGTTCGGCCTGGACCGGAGCGAGTCCGGCCTGCCCACCTACGAGTTCGCCCTGGTCGGCGACCGGACCGGCCCGATGCGCACGCACGCCGGCTTCGACGTCCACGTCCCCTACGGCCCCGAGCGGATCGCCGAGGCCGACCTGGTGATCGCCACCGCCACCGGCATCCGCGAGCAGTACCCCGCCGCGCTGATCGAGGCGCTGCGCGCCGCCCACGACCGGGGCGCGCACCTGCTGTCGATCTGCTCCGGCAGCTTCCTGCTCGGCGCGGCCGGCCTGCTCGACGGCCGCCGCTGCACCACCCACTGGCAGTACGCCGACCTGATGGCGGAGCGCTTCCCGCTCACCACCGTCGAACCCGGGGTGCTGTACGTGGACGACGAACCGGTGATCACCTCGGCGGGCACCGCCGCCGGCATCGACGCCTGCCTGCACCTGGTGCGCAAGGTGCAGGGCGCCGAGGTCGCCCGCGGCATCGCCCGCCGGATGGTGGTCGCCCCGCACCGGGACGGCGGCCAGGCCCAGTTCATCAACCGGCCGCTGCCCGAGTGCGACGCCGACTCGCTGACCGGGGTGCTGGAGTGGATGCGCCGCCACCTGGACCGGGAGACCAGCGTCGAGGACCTCGCCCGCCTCGCCCACATGTCGCCGCGCACCTTCGCCCGCCGCTTCCAGCAGGAGACCGGCACCACCCCGCACCGCTGGCTGACCGGCCAGCGGGTGCTGTTCGCGCAGCGCCTGCTGGAGTCCACCGAGGAGAGCGTGGACGCGGTCGCCGCCCGCTGCGGCTTCGGCAACGCCGCCACCCTGCGGCACCACTTCGGCCGCCGGCTCGGCACCACCCCGCAGGCCTACCGGCGGGCGTTCGGCGGCTCCGGCCGGGCCGAGCACCGGGCGGGGAGCTGA
- a CDS encoding histidine phosphatase family protein: protein MTDLTTVRNGHRPEAEPADRGGRRLPSVLVATRHGESTANVEFRHADATGALSVPITSRDADIPLSLHGQDQARDLGRWWAARPPADRPRSVWCSPYLRTAETARIALAQASGLGAVPVGLTVRYDERLRDRELGVLEMLTKAAIERDHPAEAERRRRMGELYYRPPGGESWLDVALRVRDLLRDLCEEEAGRPVLVVAHDCTVLMLRHVLDRLGEEELLALPPVANCSTSVWRARDGRLRPAGWNQTGHLS from the coding sequence ATGACCGACCTCACCACGGTACGCAACGGGCACCGCCCCGAGGCGGAGCCGGCCGACCGCGGCGGCAGACGCCTGCCCTCGGTCCTGGTCGCCACCCGGCACGGCGAGTCCACGGCCAACGTGGAGTTCCGGCACGCGGACGCCACCGGCGCGCTGTCCGTCCCGATCACCTCCCGGGACGCCGACATCCCGCTCTCCCTCCACGGCCAGGACCAGGCCCGCGACCTGGGCCGCTGGTGGGCCGCCCGGCCGCCCGCCGACCGGCCCCGCTCGGTGTGGTGCTCCCCCTACCTGCGCACCGCCGAGACCGCCCGGATCGCGCTCGCCCAGGCCTCCGGGCTGGGCGCCGTGCCGGTCGGCCTGACGGTCCGTTACGACGAGCGGCTGCGCGACCGGGAGCTCGGCGTGCTGGAGATGCTCACCAAGGCCGCCATCGAGCGCGACCACCCGGCCGAGGCGGAGCGCCGCCGCCGGATGGGCGAGCTGTACTACCGGCCGCCCGGCGGCGAGTCCTGGCTGGACGTGGCGCTGCGGGTCCGCGACCTGCTGCGCGACCTGTGCGAGGAGGAGGCCGGACGGCCGGTCCTGGTGGTCGCGCACGACTGCACGGTGCTGATGCTGCGGCACGTGCTGGACCGGCTCGGCGAGGAGGAGCTGCTGGCGCTGCCGCCGGTGGCGAACTGCTCGACCAGCGTGTGGCGGGCCCGCGACGGGCGGCTGCGCCCGGCCGGCTGGAACCAGACCGGGCACCTGTCCTGA
- the mctP gene encoding monocarboxylate uptake permease MctP, with amino-acid sequence MTVFLLFFAAVTVMGFLAARWRKADDAQHLHEWGLGGRSFGTWITWFLLGGDLYTAYTFIAVPAAIYAAGAAGFFAVPYTIIAYPLVFLFLPRLWSVSRVHGYVTPADFVRGRYGSRTLSVVVALTGILATMPYIALQLVGIQAVLDVLGVGGSGNWFLKDLPLFLAFGVLAAYTYSSGLRAPALIAFVKDALIYVVIIVAVIYIPMRLGGYGHIFDSAAHKFAALNPKTGKPVGSLVVGPSGQWAYATLAFGSALALFMYPHSVTGVLASKSRNTVRRNMAIMPAYSLMLGLLALLGFMAIAAGVSKGDPKYNSQLAVPQLFADLFPSWFTGVAFAAIGIGALVPAAIMSIAAANLFTRNVYKEFLKPQATPAEETRVAKIASLLVKVGALAFVLLMDKQAAINLQLLGGLWILQTAVALVAGLFTRWFHRWALLAGWAAGMVYGTWVAWGIASPATKHFGGNSAKIPGIGEIGYIGLTAFVLNLVVAVVLTLVLRALKAPEGVDETSPADYSAESGDEAVERAPQPAAAH; translated from the coding sequence ATGACGGTCTTCCTGCTGTTCTTCGCCGCGGTGACGGTGATGGGCTTCCTGGCCGCCCGCTGGCGGAAGGCGGACGACGCGCAGCACCTGCACGAGTGGGGGCTGGGCGGCCGCAGCTTCGGCACCTGGATCACCTGGTTCCTGCTGGGCGGCGACCTGTACACCGCCTACACGTTCATCGCGGTGCCGGCGGCGATCTACGCGGCCGGCGCGGCGGGGTTCTTCGCGGTGCCGTACACGATCATCGCGTACCCGCTGGTGTTCCTGTTCCTGCCCCGGCTGTGGTCGGTGTCGCGGGTGCACGGCTACGTGACGCCGGCGGACTTCGTGCGCGGCCGGTACGGGTCGCGGACGCTGTCGGTGGTGGTGGCGCTGACCGGCATCCTGGCGACGATGCCGTACATCGCGCTGCAGCTGGTGGGCATCCAGGCGGTGCTGGACGTGCTGGGGGTGGGCGGCTCCGGGAACTGGTTCCTGAAGGACCTGCCGCTGTTCCTGGCGTTCGGCGTGCTGGCCGCGTACACCTACTCCTCGGGGCTGCGGGCGCCGGCCCTGATCGCGTTCGTGAAGGACGCGCTGATCTACGTCGTGATCATCGTGGCGGTGATCTACATCCCGATGCGGCTCGGCGGCTACGGGCACATCTTCGACTCCGCGGCGCACAAGTTCGCCGCGCTCAATCCGAAGACCGGCAAGCCGGTCGGCTCGCTGGTGGTCGGCCCGTCCGGGCAGTGGGCGTACGCGACGCTGGCGTTCGGCTCGGCGCTGGCGCTGTTCATGTACCCGCACTCGGTGACCGGCGTGCTGGCGTCGAAGTCCCGCAACACGGTCCGCCGGAACATGGCGATCATGCCGGCGTACTCGCTGATGCTGGGCCTGCTGGCGCTGCTCGGGTTCATGGCGATCGCGGCGGGGGTGAGCAAGGGCGACCCGAAGTACAACAGCCAGCTGGCGGTGCCGCAGCTGTTCGCGGACCTGTTCCCGTCCTGGTTCACCGGCGTGGCGTTCGCGGCGATCGGGATCGGCGCGCTGGTGCCGGCGGCGATCATGTCGATCGCGGCGGCGAACCTGTTCACCCGCAACGTGTACAAGGAGTTCCTGAAGCCGCAGGCGACGCCCGCCGAGGAGACCCGGGTGGCGAAGATCGCCTCGCTGCTGGTGAAGGTCGGCGCGCTGGCGTTCGTGCTGCTGATGGACAAGCAGGCGGCGATCAACCTGCAGCTGCTGGGCGGCCTGTGGATCCTGCAGACCGCGGTGGCGCTGGTCGCGGGCCTGTTCACCCGGTGGTTCCACCGCTGGGCGCTGCTGGCCGGCTGGGCGGCCGGCATGGTGTACGGCACCTGGGTGGCGTGGGGGATCGCCTCGCCGGCCACCAAGCACTTCGGCGGGAACTCCGCGAAGATCCCGGGGATCGGCGAGATCGGCTACATCGGTCTGACCGCGTTCGTGCTCAACCTGGTGGTGGCGGTGGTGCTGACGCTGGTCCTGCGGGCCCTGAAGGCCCCGGAGGGCGTCGACGAGACCTCCCCGGCGGACTACTCCGCGGAGTCCGGCGACGAGGCCGTGGAGCGCGCCCCGCAGCCCGCGGCGGCGCACTGA
- a CDS encoding DUF3311 domain-containing protein translates to MSSSRVPSAGAPPAVSPARVLAGLCLLVPIVVMLWVPSYSKTAPALGGMPFFYWYQLLWVPVSALFTGAAYLLVRRDEAARRAVSAGSVPSVPAQAEGDGK, encoded by the coding sequence ATGTCGTCGTCTCGAGTTCCGTCCGCGGGCGCACCGCCCGCGGTGTCGCCCGCGCGGGTGCTGGCCGGGCTGTGCCTGCTGGTGCCGATCGTGGTGATGCTGTGGGTGCCGTCCTACAGCAAGACCGCGCCCGCGCTCGGCGGGATGCCGTTCTTCTACTGGTACCAGCTGCTGTGGGTGCCGGTGTCGGCGCTGTTCACCGGCGCCGCGTACCTGCTGGTCCGGCGTGACGAGGCGGCCCGCCGGGCCGTCTCCGCCGGGTCCGTCCCGTCCGTGCCCGCGCAGGCGGAGGGGGACGGGAAGTGA
- a CDS encoding GntR family transcriptional regulator — MSGDRDTASLAEGSTVPTQSGPATATARVPKYYGLKRHLLQLTETQPAGTPVPPERALAAQFDTSRTTVRQALQELVVEGRLERIQGKGTFVAKPKVAQALQLTSYTEDMRAQGLEPTSRLVEVAYISADERLAPLLDIKPGGRVLRIERLRLANGDPMAIEVAHLSAKRFPALRRNLAKHNSLYTALREVYGVTVAEAEETIETTLANPREAGLLGSDLGLPMLQLSRHSFDADGAPVEWVRSIYRGDRYKFITRLKRPE; from the coding sequence ATGAGTGGCGACAGGGATACGGCGTCGCTCGCCGAGGGCTCCACGGTGCCGACGCAGTCCGGCCCTGCCACCGCCACGGCCCGGGTGCCCAAGTACTACGGCCTGAAGCGGCACCTGCTGCAGCTGACCGAGACCCAGCCGGCCGGGACCCCGGTGCCGCCGGAGCGCGCGCTGGCCGCCCAGTTCGACACCTCGCGCACCACCGTCCGGCAGGCGCTGCAGGAGCTGGTGGTCGAGGGCCGGCTGGAGCGGATCCAGGGCAAGGGGACCTTCGTCGCCAAGCCGAAGGTCGCCCAGGCGCTGCAGCTGACCTCGTACACCGAGGACATGCGCGCGCAGGGCCTGGAGCCGACCTCCCGGCTGGTCGAGGTCGCCTACATCTCCGCCGACGAGCGGCTCGCCCCGCTGCTGGACATCAAGCCCGGCGGCCGGGTGCTGCGGATCGAGCGCCTGCGGCTGGCCAACGGCGACCCGATGGCGATCGAGGTGGCGCACCTGTCGGCCAAGCGCTTCCCCGCGCTGCGGCGCAACCTCGCCAAGCACAACTCGCTGTACACCGCGCTGCGCGAGGTCTACGGGGTGACCGTCGCGGAGGCCGAGGAGACCATCGAGACCACCCTCGCCAACCCGCGCGAGGCCGGCCTGCTCGGCTCCGACCTGGGCCTGCCGATGCTGCAGCTGTCCCGGCACTCCTTCGACGCCGACGGCGCGCCGGTGGAGTGGGTGCGGTCGATCTACCGGGGGGACCGGTACAAGTTCATCACCCGGCTGAAGCGCCCGGAGTAG